CCAGacgaagaggaggaggaagcagaagagcaCCACCCCCAGGAAGGTGATGCAGCCCATGGCCGTGGACACCAGGATGGTCTTGAGGTCCAGGGTGAACTTCAGCAGCACCTGGGTGTCGTTGTGGGCGGTGTCGTTGAAGTCCAGGGGGTAGAGGCTGCGATTGGCAGGGTGGGCACCGCCGGGCGGGCGCCCCTGCACCGTCAGGGTGGCGAAGTAGGTGTCGTTGCCCCCCGCGTTGCTGGCCACGCAGACGTAGGTGCCgctgtcctgcacctgggcGAAGCGGATCTCCAGCGTGCCCCCGGGCAGCACGGTGGCCCTGCCGGTGCTGCGGGCGGTGATGACGCGGTGCTGGGGGGACACCCAGGAGATGGAAGGGTCCGGCTCGCCCTCGGCGCGGCAGAGGAAGCTCACGGCCTGCCCCTCCCGCGCCGTTACGTGCTGCAGCCGCCGGTCCCGGATCCGCGGCCGCCGGCAGGTGAAGAACTCGAAGAGCACCGAGTCGGGCAGGTCCCGCAGGGCGCCGCCGCGCAGCTGGGGCGGGGAGGAGCAGACCGGCTGCTGCCCGTCGAAGTTGAGGGTCTTGCGGCgctgcagcacccacagcaggcggCAGTCGCAGGCCAGGGGGTTCCTGTCCACCCGCAGCGTCTCCAGGCTGTTGACCGAGTGGAAGGTGCTCTCCTCCAGCGTGGACAGCAGGTTGCCCGAGAGGTTGAGCAGCCGGATCTGCCGCAGGCCCCAGAAGGCTTGGGGCTCCACCGAGGCCAGCAGCGCCCCCGCGatgtgcagctcctgcagccgcACCAGGTCCCGGAAGGAGCCTCTCAGCAGGGCGCTGATGGGGTTGTAGGAGAGGTTCAGGTAGCGCAGGTAGGGCAGGTTGCGCAGGGCGGCGGCGGGCACGGCCGTCAGGTTGGTGTAGGTGATGGAGAGCCAGGTGAGGTTCAGGCCCTGGAAGCTGGTGGGGGAGACGTCCTCCAGCAGGGGCCAGTTGTCGatctccagctgcaggaggttgggGAGCCGCCGGAAGTTCTGCTCCTCCAGTG
Above is a genomic segment from Indicator indicator isolate 239-I01 chromosome 36, UM_Iind_1.1, whole genome shotgun sequence containing:
- the LINGO3 gene encoding leucine-rich repeat and immunoglobulin-like domain-containing nogo receptor-interacting protein 3, which encodes MPCTMKCWFPVLLLQLLLLRPPRVGSCPARCECAPQLRSVVCHRKRLTSIPEGIPSETKILELSKNRIRCLNPGDLSPYPLLEELDFSENIISNVEPGAFSNLFHLQTLRLRGNQLKLIPPGVFTKLSNLTLLDLSENKLVILLDYMFQDLRNLKSLEVGDNDLVYISQRAFSGLLGLEQLTIERCNLTSLSAESLSHLQNLAVLRLRHLSISALEEQNFRRLPNLLQLEIDNWPLLEDVSPTSFQGLNLTWLSITYTNLTAVPAAALRNLPYLRYLNLSYNPISALLRGSFRDLVRLQELHIAGALLASVEPQAFWGLRQIRLLNLSGNLLSTLEESTFHSVNSLETLRVDRNPLACDCRLLWVLQRRKTLNFDGQQPVCSSPPQLRGGALRDLPDSVLFEFFTCRRPRIRDRRLQHVTAREGQAVSFLCRAEGEPDPSISWVSPQHRVITARSTGRATVLPGGTLEIRFAQVQDSGTYVCVASNAGGNDTYFATLTVQGRPPGGAHPANRSLYPLDFNDTAHNDTQVLLKFTLDLKTILVSTAMGCITFLGVVLFCFLLLFVWSRGRGQHKNNFSVEYSFRKVDGPTATTGQGGARKFNMKMI